In Salmo salar chromosome ssa24, Ssal_v3.1, whole genome shotgun sequence, the following proteins share a genomic window:
- the LOC123730385 gene encoding trichohyalin, whose amino-acid sequence MDTSSSSGRSPSPTGTVFLPPPIMWNSLYKQAEMEVQFLREEKKTCTEKEAHMLELRGKDRTIRNQKKEMDRLQVCLWEEEKKKRNGGTEKDKIIEQLQSETDHLRSLLEEVRRRRRVERGLMKEWKVEILSQREAESQREAERQREAERQREAERQREAERQRAQRVTEAKENNRKMQEIKSLKHLLELLMVDLQLAHQEIERLRLWQKVMEDQRPRLAWNNKPIETEREREREREKEREREMERERKAELERQEMKKKVKQAEETIKALEREIERLKEIEKEIIFERGRDMRIAENEKVKLVNEKAKELEREVERLKEDMTTKEMQYKIKFERAKEAYRRQNERVKQVNQNVLVLDREVARMKEEIRLKDETEPERTFDRDRERENDWRRREEEMKNRVEREMQMETALINDKKTSELEEVFKKIKEQLIELENMETDKNLWKQNQMDMEEKMEGENNKQKDVERKRMEKIPKQRQQEDEKKKEMEREEEEEERHKQKQIEMKEKEREREKERQR is encoded by the exons ATGGACACCTCTTCTTCTTCTGGACGATCTCCGTCTCCTACTGGGACTGTCTTCTTACCCCCTCCTATCATGTGGAACAGTCT CTACAAGCAGGCAGAGATGGAGGTTCAGTtcctgagagaagagaagaagacctGTACAGAGAAGGAAGCCCACATGCTTGAGTTGAGGGGGAAGGATCGAACGATCCGAAATCAGAAGAAGGAGATGGACAGACTTCAAGTCTGCCTCTGGGAGGAGGAAAAGAAGAAGAGGAATGGTGGAACGGAGAAGGACAAGATCATTGAACAATTACAGTCTGAGACAGACCATCTCAGATCCCTTTTAGAAGAGgtaaggaggagaagaagagtagAAAGGGGTCTAATGAAAGAGTGGAAGGTTGAAATCCTgagccagagagaagcagagagccagagagaggcagagagacagagggaggcagagagacagagggaggcagagagacaaagagaagcagagagacagaga GCACAGAGAGTCACAGAAGCGAAGGAGAACAACAGAAAAATGCAGGAGATCAAGAGCCTCAAACATCTGCTGGAGCTACTGATGGTGGATCTACAACTGGCCCAC CAAGAGATAGAGAGATTGAGGCTATGGCAGAAAGTCATGGAGGATCAGCGACCAAGACTGGCCTGGAACAACAAACCtattgagacagaaagagagagggaaagagagagggaaaaagagagagaaagggagatggaaagggagagaaaagCAGAATTGGAAAGACAAGAAATGAAGAAGAAAGTGAAACAGGCAGAAGAAACGATAAAAGCGTTAGAACGAGAGATTGAGAGATTGAAAGAGATTGAAAAGGAGATAATATTTGAAAGAGGAAGAGACATGCGTATTGCAGAGAATGAGAAAGTCAAACTGGTTAACGAAAAGGCaaaagagttagagagagaggttgagagactgAAAGAAGATATGACAACAAAAGAAATGCAATACAAAATCAAATTTGAAAGAGCGAAAGAAGCGTATagaagacagaatgagagagtgaaACAGGTTAACCAAAATGTACTAGTGTTAGACAGAGAGGTTGCGAGAATGAAAGAAGAGATTAGATTGAAAGATGAGACTGAACCAGAGAGAACAtttgatagagacagagagagagaaaatgattggagacgaagagaagaggagatgaaaaatagagtggagagagagatgcagatggAGACAGCCCTCATCAATGACAAAAAGACGTCTGAATTGGAGGAAGTCTTCAAGAAAATCAAGGAACAGCTGATAGAATTAGAAAATATGGAAACAGACAAAAATCTATGGAAACAGAACCAAATGGACAtggaggagaagatggagggtGAGAACAACAAACAGAAAGATGTagaaagaaagagaatggagAAAATACCAAAACAGAG